From the Lactobacillus johnsonii genome, the window CTCATTAATCTGGCTTGTAAACCAACATGTGAATCTCCCATGTCACCGTCAATTTCGGCTCTTGGTACTAACGCAGCCACGGAATCCACAACTAAGATATCAATTGCACCACTCGCAATAAGCGTATCTGCAATTTGCAGACCTTCTTCACCAGTGTTTGGTTGAGATAAAATTAAGGAATCAATATCAACACCTAATGCTTCGGCATAAGCAGGATCCATCGCATTTTCCGCATCGATATAAGCTGCCGTTCCTCCACGCTTCTGAACTTCTGCAACAGCATGAAGAGCCACAGTTGTTTTACCAGAACTTTCTGGTCCATATACTTCAATAATTCGTCCACGAGGATAGCCACCAACTCCAAGAGCTGCATCTAAAGCTAGTGAACCGGAAGGAATAGTGGAAATTTGAGTGTCTACTTTTTCACCCATGCGCATCACTGCGCCTTTTCCAAAGTCTTTTTCAATCTTCTTTAAGGCAATGTCTAAAGCCTTCTTTTTATCATCTTTAGCCAAATCTCTTCCTCCTTATTCCATTTATAATAATTATACTTGGTTTGACTACCTAAAAGCAAGAAAAATACGAACTAGCGTTCAATATTATATTTCTCTATTTTTTATTACGCATTTTTTATTAATTTTTTTCAAAAAAAAGAAGCATCTCTGCTTCTTTTAATCTTAAATTTCACCTTTAAATACGTCGCCGCTTTGCTTAAAGTAATCGTAACCAGAGTAAATAGTAAAGATTAAGCAAATGTACAATAAGATTGTACCAATATAGTACACATCACCAAGCAATAAGAAAATAATCGAGAGCATCTGAGTCGTAGTTTTAATTTTACCTGGCATTTTTGCTGCTAAAACTTGGCCTTTATTTTCAGCCAAAATCAAACGTAAACCAGTGACGGCTAATTCACGACAAACAATAATAGCTACTACCCATGCAGGCGCTAAATTTAATGAAATTAAAAATACAAAAGCTGTCATCGTTAGCATTTTATCTGCTAATGGATCAGCAAATTTTCCGAAGTTGGTAACTAAGTTTCTTGAACGAGCAATATGTCCATCCAAAAAATCAGTTATTGATGCCACTGCAAAAATTACAGCTGCTAACACATGAGACCAATAAATATGTGCTCCTAAGAAAGTTGCACTACCTGCTGGCCAATTAAAGATTAAGACTAGCATAAAAACTGGAATCATGAAAATTCTAAACATAGTTAATTTATTTGGTAAATTCATTAACGGTTACTTTGACCTCCATTATTTTGGGTAGTATTAGTTTGACCTTGTGTGTTCTGCGTATTTTGCGTATTGTTTTGAGTAGTTTGGCCATTTTGTGTATTTTGA encodes:
- the pgsA gene encoding CDP-diacylglycerol--glycerol-3-phosphate 3-phosphatidyltransferase yields the protein MNLPNKLTMFRIFMIPVFMLVLIFNWPAGSATFLGAHIYWSHVLAAVIFAVASITDFLDGHIARSRNLVTNFGKFADPLADKMLTMTAFVFLISLNLAPAWVVAIIVCRELAVTGLRLILAENKGQVLAAKMPGKIKTTTQMLSIIFLLLGDVYYIGTILLYICLIFTIYSGYDYFKQSGDVFKGEI